ATAGTTCGCGACGATCAGGAACCTGCATTAATTATTGCAAACGGAGCTGCCTGCAGTGCTGAATTACTAGGACAATTGCTCGAATGGTCTCCGCTTGTTATCGTACTCGATTCGGCTATTGAACGTGTGATTGATCTGGAAATTAAAGTTGATGTACTGTTGGGGGATTTCGATCGGGGGTTTGATCCTGAAATCTATAAAACAGCCCAGTATCCAATCGAAATTGTGTATACCCCGGATCAAAATAAAACCGATTTAGAGAAAGCTTTTGATTACCTAATTGATAGAAAAATCCCTGCTGTAAATGTAGTCTGGGCTACAGGAAAACGTGCAGACCACACCATTACAAATCTTACCAATATCGTTCGGTACCGCGATTTACTTAAAATTGTTATTCTCGACGATCATTCCAAAATATTTCTACTGCCCAATAAATTCGAAAAATGGTACACTGAACAAACGCCAATTTCCCTTATCCCGATTGGAGTTGTAAATGGCATTTTTTCGAACAACCTAAAATATGAATTACAGGATGATACGCTCACAATGGGGTACAGAACAGGCAGCAGCAATTCAGTAGCAAAGGACGGAATAGTTACTATTACGCACAATAAAGGTGATTTATTATTGATGGAATGTACGGATTAGCCATTGAATTTGAAATTGACATTGCTATTTGAATTTGAAGAAGCTATTTACTTTGTATCTTTGCCGCTTAGAACTATTGAATAAATAAAATGCGAATTGATATTATTACGATTTTGCCAGAATTATTAAAAAGTCCTTTTGAGGCTTCGATTATGAAACGTGCCATTGATAAAGGTATGGTTGAAGTTCATTTTCATAATTTACGCGATTATACTACCAATAAACAAAAAAGTGTTGATGATTATCCTTTTGGAGGAGGAGCCGGAATGGTAATGACCGTTCAGCCTATTGATGACTGCATTACACACTTGAAAAGCCAGCGCGAATATGACGAAATCATTTATATGTCTCCGGATGGAGAAACACTGAATCAGAAAATGGCTAATACCATGTCGATGTATGAAAATATTATTATTTTATGCGGACATTATAAAGGTGTAGACCAGCGTGTTCGAGATCATTTTATTACCAAAGAGATTTCAATTGGTGATTATGTTTTATCTGGGGGTGAATTAGGTGCTTTAGTTTTATCAGATGCATTAATCAGATTGATACCAGGGGTTTTAAGTGACGAAACTTCGGCATTGACAGATAGTTTTCAGGACAATCTGCTTTCTGGTCCTATATATACAAGACCTGCAGATTATAAAGGCTGGAAAGTGCCGGAAGTTTTAACCAGCGGTCATGCTGCCAAAATTGATAAATGGCGCGAAGACATGGCGTATGAACACACAAAAAACAGACGTCCGGATTTACTCGAATAAATTCTAAATTTTTAAAATTCCAAATCCCAATTAATCAGTTAGTTGAAAAATGGAATTTGGAGTTTGTTTTGTTTGGAATTTTATTTTTTTTATCTACATTTGCACCCGAATTAGACCAACCTCTGGCGAAATCCGTGTATGTTGCTTTATTATAAAAACCATAATTTAAATTATCATGGCAGATTTATTAAAATTCGTTCAAAACGAATTCGTTGCTAAAAAAGATTTCCCTGAATTTGGAGCTGGAGATACTATCACAGTTTTCTACGAAATTAAAGAGGGTGAAAAAACAAGAACTCAGTTTTTTAAAGGAGTTGTTATTCAAAGAAGAGGTTCTGGTAACACAGAAACGTTTACTATTCGTAAAATGTCTGGATCAGTTGGTGTTGAGCGTATCTTCCCTGTGAACTTGCCAGCTTTACAAAAAATTGAAATCAACAAGAAAGGTGCTGTACGTAGAGCAAGAATTTTCTACTTCAGAGATCTTACTGGTAAAAAAGCTAAGATTAAAGATAAAAGAAGATAATCATTTATCTCTTTGTTATAAAAAACTCGTTTCAGGTAATCTGAAACGAGTTTTTTTTTAGGGCTATTTTTTGAAATACCAAAAACATAATTTTTTATTGTAAAAATCATTGATTTAATAATTTAAAGTCTGCGAAATAGTAATCTGTTAATTTCAGGATTTCTGCTCAAAACTACACCGTTTTCGCAGTGTTTTTACTATATTTGCTCCGCTCATTTTGAGCCAACTATACTTTGAAATTGCTGATTTCGGCAATACCAATCATAAAAAAAAAAAAATGACACAGAATTCAAAAATTTTTTACACCTTAACTGATGAGGCGCCATTATTAGCGACTTATTCTTTATTGCCTATTGTTCAGGCTTTTACTTCTACAGCCGGTATAGCAATTGAAACCAGGGACATTTCTTTGGCAGGAAGAATTTTATCTAATTTTCCTGAATCATTAACCGATGCTCAAAAAACAGGAGATGCATTGGCAGAATTGGGTCAGTTAGCTACTCAACCAGAAGCTAACATTAT
The Flavobacterium flavigenum genome window above contains:
- the trmD gene encoding tRNA (guanosine(37)-N1)-methyltransferase TrmD, with the translated sequence MRIDIITILPELLKSPFEASIMKRAIDKGMVEVHFHNLRDYTTNKQKSVDDYPFGGGAGMVMTVQPIDDCITHLKSQREYDEIIYMSPDGETLNQKMANTMSMYENIIILCGHYKGVDQRVRDHFITKEISIGDYVLSGGELGALVLSDALIRLIPGVLSDETSALTDSFQDNLLSGPIYTRPADYKGWKVPEVLTSGHAAKIDKWREDMAYEHTKNRRPDLLE
- a CDS encoding thiamine diphosphokinase, which produces MSSHHIVRDDQEPALIIANGAACSAELLGQLLEWSPLVIVLDSAIERVIDLEIKVDVLLGDFDRGFDPEIYKTAQYPIEIVYTPDQNKTDLEKAFDYLIDRKIPAVNVVWATGKRADHTITNLTNIVRYRDLLKIVILDDHSKIFLLPNKFEKWYTEQTPISLIPIGVVNGIFSNNLKYELQDDTLTMGYRTGSSNSVAKDGIVTITHNKGDLLLMECTD
- the rplS gene encoding 50S ribosomal protein L19 gives rise to the protein MADLLKFVQNEFVAKKDFPEFGAGDTITVFYEIKEGEKTRTQFFKGVVIQRRGSGNTETFTIRKMSGSVGVERIFPVNLPALQKIEINKKGAVRRARIFYFRDLTGKKAKIKDKRR